The Mugil cephalus isolate CIBA_MC_2020 chromosome 8, CIBA_Mcephalus_1.1, whole genome shotgun sequence genome segment GTGAGAAGATAGGCACCATCGTTGCATTTATCCAAAGCCTTTCTTGCAGCCGGCTTCGAGGTGTATTCCACTATCCCCTTCCCCGTGGGCCTCCCCCGGTCATCCACTATGACCACAGCTCTTTCTATCTGCCCAAAGACGGCAAAGGCCTCCTCCAGGAGCTCGTTGGACACAAACTCTGGCAAATTCTTCACAGTTAAGGCAGCACCGTGTGTTGCAAACCTCACTCGTATGGGTCTGCCTCTGAACGAAGTATCATCCAGCTCGGCTCTGGCGATCTCTGCTATGATCCTCGTCTCCAGTCGGATGAAGCCGAAGCCTCTCTCTTTGTTGATGAAGATTTCACTGGCTTTTCCATACTTGGCAAACAGCTTTTCTAGGTCCTCCTCGGTGACCCCAGTGGGCAGGTTTCCTACAAACAGCCTGCTCCGCTGGGTGAAGGTTTTTTCCCCGGGCTTCCTGAAGCTCTGCGGGTCCAGCGTTAAGGCCTCGTTGGGATTGGCCTGCTCGCTGGGTTCAGGCTGCTGCCCGTTGCTGTTAGCTCCGCCGGGCTTGTTGTGGTCTCCCTGGCGGTTGGGGCCATGGTTGTGCTGGTGGCCTCGGTTTCCTTGCATCTTCACAACGGAGTAAAAACACGAGTCGGCTATGCgctcggtaaaaaaaaaaagccacacaaATTATTAGCAGACAGCGCACAAAGAGCTGCTAAAATGGCGAGGCTGCGTGCTGCCGCGACGCTATTGTGACCGCAATTTCGTGCGACTCTCCCATTCAAATCTGTGACGTATGTTCCTGCGACGCTgcgagaaaaaaacaaaaacagcagctgtctTGTGTGGGTGGTTGTAAAATAGTGTTTCACGTGTGCTCGAAATGCCGGTTGCATCTTAAAATCGTGTCAATTTTGTTCTTAGATTTTTGTCGTACGTTAATTTTGTGGGTCGCTTCGAtgttgttgtattgttattgcTTGATGTTTATCGCGAGAATACGCGGTGGTCTCGGAGGCGGCGAGATTTGTGACGCAAAGTGGTCGATTTCGCGGGAAGTGTTACTTTTGCTCGTAGGCAAAGAATAAAATCAGTAAATTAAGCGCTAAACCTGACGTGAAACTGTTATCGGACGAAGCGCGGCCTTCATTCTTCTAAGGTAGGATCGCTGCAtccgctgtcttttttttagttttcctcaTTAAAACGTCGATATGTTTTGGAAGTGCAATGACATCTAGTCGCTGTCATTGGGTTAACGTTAGCAGATAGCTGCTAAAATACTGTCATGCACAGTATGTTTCTAACGAAGTGACACATAAAAaccctccctctgcctccacTTCAGGACAACCATGTTCTCCGACCTGAGCGCCCAGAAGGAtggctcctctctcctctgccgCCCTGCCTCCGAGGACCAGGGGCCGGTGTTTGAGAGGATGCCGCTGCTCTTCAACTCCTGCTCCGAGCGCTTCAAAGTCGGGGAGCGGAGTTTCAGTCGCCAGTATGCTCACATTTACGCAGCGCGACTCATGCAGATGAGGCCCATGTTATCAGAGAGAGCTCGGCAGAAGTGGGGTAAGCACGGGACCGTTTTACCATTTGGCTCTGATGCCTCAGATTACATTTCAGTATGTTTTCAAATCTCTGTCTGACAGGATCAGACGTGGTCATCAAGAAGCTCTGTGATTTGGAGGCGGGGGAGCAATGTTGCATTGTGGGGACTTTGTTTAAGCGTATGGATTTGCAGCCATCTATTTTGAAAGAGATCAGTGAGGAGGTTGGCAGCTCTGTTAAATTCACTGCATACATAGACAAAATGAGATGAGACGCTGACACGTGTAGTACAACATCTGCCTGTTTCTACTCTATTCAGCACAACCTCCTGCCTCAACCTCCACGAGCCAAATACATCCAGGATTCAGATGAGCTGATTCTGGAGGATGAACTTCAGAGGATCAAACTAGAGGGAAAAATCGACAAAGACAAGTGTGTGACAGGTCAGTACTTTTTCATAATCTCACTAGCTCATTGCTTGTCAGTGCGATCATAAAAtcgtatttctttctttctcaggtAGCGTCGTGGCAATATATGGAGCAGAGAGAAACGACGGGAAGTTCACAGTCGAGGACTTTTGCACAGCAGATCTCCCTTTGCAGACAGCAAGACCTGCACTCACCTCTGACAAGTAAATGCACTCATGCACAGTGTAAATCCCAGTCTGTTGTGATAATAGGCTTTAATTTCcctgtctgttgttgtttcaggtTTGTGCTGCTGGTGTCAGGACTTGGTCTCGGCAGTAGTCAAGCTGACAGCATGTTAgggctgcagctgctggttGACATGGTTACCGGTCAGCTCGGTGACCTGGGGGAGCAAAGCGGAGCAGCGACAATTTCTAGGGTCCTACTAGCTGGAAGCCTGAGTCAAAATACCCAGGACAAGGATGCGCCAACAAAGGTAGTAGCAAAAACTTTGTTTAACATGCCATGGCACATGGTTACTTACCTATACTTGCTAGTTTAGCTTGTAAATGGCTCGCCTAagatatgtaaatattttccaGGCAAAGTATCTCACCAAGAAGACACAGGCTGGCAGTGTGGATGCCATGCGTCTTCTGGATGAGCTATTACTCCAGCTAGTGGTGAGTTTGTATCacttaataatatttataatttctagtttctacttctacttcttgctacttcttgcttcactttcaacaatgaaacTTAAGTTCGGGTGTGACCAAATGAGGTGTGTTGAACATAAGTACAAAATTGACCTGTGGATCAAATGTCCTCATAAGAAGGTTACACAATTTTAACAGTGAGCATTTAGGTTTGTGACGAATAACATTAACCGACTATTAATGTTGTATGTCGCTGCCCCTTGTTGAAATAGGCCTCAGTACCAGTGGATGTAATGCCAGGACAGTACGACCCCACCAACTACACGCTCCCACAGCAGCCTCTCAATCGCTGTATGTTCCCTTTGTCCTCTGTGTACCCAACGCTACAGCTGGCCTCCAACCCATATCAGGCTGACATTGATGGAGTGAGGTAAGCAGTGCCCGCACAGAGCCTCTGTCTTTGTATGATTAACCTAAAATGTCATGTTTAgaaccttgtttttttgtttgatcaCATGAAGGTTTTTGGGCACATCAGGCCAGAACGTCAGTGATATTCAGAAGTACAGCAGCATGGACAGTCACCTGGAAATACTTGAGGAAACGCTACGACTTCGCCACCTGGCCCCTACAGCACCTGATACTCTAGGTGAGTGGATTAAAAATACAACCCAAGGCTTCTGGAAGATCTAAACATGTTATTGgttatttaaactgttttctcGCTTGCTCTTCAATCAGGCTGTTACCCATTTTACCAAAAAGACCCTTTCATCTTGGAAGAGTGTCCCCACGTTTACTTCAGTGGCAATGCCCCAGAGTTTGAGTCCAAAGTCATGAAAGGTCAGTGTAAGAAACCCCCTGATCTTCTTTTGTTCCCAAAATGTACCAACTAGGTTCATCACGTCCTCTCTCTGATGAATCATAatatctttcttcttcttctccttgcaGGTCCTGATGGTCAGGAAGTGCTTTTGATTGCGATTCCAGAGTTTAGCAGCAGTCAGACGGTGTGCCTGGTCAACTTACGCACCCTTCAATGTGAGCAAGTCAGCTTCTCTGCCTTCTCagctgatgaagatgaagacagTGAGATGAATATCAGCCACTGAACACCCGTGCCTACCGATGGGCTGCCCTTTCTCTCATATTGGTGCATGTTTGGTCTACTTTCTTCTGATCACAGACCAGTCGAATCATAGTTGAGTCAAGCATTAGAGCAGCTACGCTGATGCTGATCAGTGAgataaactgaaagaaaaaaacaggactgTTATCAGGTGctaaaaaggagaagagacaTGTTGTGTATTAACAAgcctttatttgaaaaataactCTTCTATCCCAGCTGTGTCTGaagaaacatgacagaaaacCTTTCCCCGTCTGACAGCTTGTTACCAACTGTGAAGTgctttccattcatttaatggCCGGCCCTTCATTCTGCATTTCTGCCATGTGAGGAAAGTGTaaataattcatcttttttttattttttttttttaatgtgtgtccACAATAAACTTGATTTCATGAAGCAAGAAGCATTCATAAAATACTGAGATGAGACAGAAAATGCAGTGTGAACTTTCAAACTCAAATAATTAAATGGGTCCATTTCTGTAAGGAGGCGTTCTTTCAAGTGTTAAGAAACTGATACACTATCTTAATATAGCTAATATTCTGCAGATTCTCATCTTCGCTCATGTCGTGCAATTCCTTGTTTGATTCTCCACCCAGCTCGAAGTGCGACACGGCGACGAGGACTACAGTTAGGAGAGGACGGTCGCTTACTGAAACAAGCCACGTTTGTGTTGGTTTTAATAGCTGTCAATCTTGAACTCGTAGTTATAATCCAGGATGGTGTCTGTGAATCCTCCGGGTGTCGAGGATTGCCCCTCCTCTATGGGCCACGAGTCGTACCAGAATGTGGTGGTCTCTGGTGTGGTGGGGATTGTGGTTGTCGTGGGGGGTAACGTTGTCGATCTTAACCTCATTAATTTCTCTTTCCGAAGGCGACGCAGGCGAAGGATCCTGAGCCTCCTCCGTCGTTCGGCGCTGAGTCCTGAATTTGGAGAATACCCGTTGCTGTTGCCATAATTGCCAACGACACCCCTCTGGCCATTATTCTCTGAATTCTGTACTCTGTTGTTGCTGTAGCTGAGTCGAATTGGCTTGTTGCCATGGAGAGCCATTATCTGCAGAAAAGATTACGACACTTGAAGTAATGCTGTTAGACAGACGGGAGGGTGGTGTCAGTTCAGGGCGGGAGAGTCTCACCTGTTTAATGCGGTCCCAGTTGGACTTGGCCAGGTTGAAGCTGCAGGCCGTTGCCCCTGACTCATAACCCACCACGCAGAGTTTGGTCACAGAGGAGAAGCCCTCAGCTCGAGCCGTCACACGGTACTCCCCGGGGTTCAGCAGTCTCCAGTAGTCCCCTGTTTGCGCTGCAAAGGCAAAAACGGGTAGACCGCTTTAAGCACAGACGGTGTGACGTTGTGTTTTAAAGAGCAGGATAATAGATGTGAGCAGTTTGCTGACCTGTGGTGACATCATGGTTTATTCCTTCCACAGATATGGTGGCGTTTGCGATGGGGTTCCCCTGCTGATCTTTCACGATCCCTCTAATCCCACGGTTTATCTAAAGAACAATAATAGGCGAacacttttttaatatttgtgctGCACAGTAGTAATTCTCTTAGCTGTCCTATAAAGTTATGATGTTTTTATaaggggggatttttttttaagggaaaaCAGCCTAGGTAGAtttgcaaaaggaaaaaaattacagacTCCCTTAAATCTCATAAGCCTCAATCAAATTTCCTGTAATCCTTGTTTCCCCTCACAGACCAGGAAGCTGGTAGGACTGGGTTGTAATTAAATATAACTACAGCATATGATCAGcaaatgataatgaaaacagtatttaaaaaaaataaatccttttccAAGTTACTGATATGCTAATTATCATGGTTTTGCATGCAACATCCACAGTATTAAAGAGGTTTTTAATCGAGCAACTTTGAATGAGAGGATGCTCTAGTGAGCCAGGACATGCTTCaccctgtgtgtttgtggctgacCTGCTCCATGAAGATTAGCATcgcttctctgtttttctcccacTCCTGCGCCAACTCTTTCTGGTGAGGGAACTTGTCACAGCCCAGGAATATGGACAGCTCAAAGCAGTTGGTGTGCAGGTAGCTGAAGTCATTCATACCTGGAAGAGGAGCCCACGTTAACCTCAGAGCCTGTGCTGCACGTGCCGTCCACCAGGGTGTGTCATAAGCCCGCGCAGGCGGTCAAAGATGGCGGTCTCTACTTACTGCCTGTGACCGGCCTCCATTTGGCCCGGTTGATGATCCCGTGGCCCCCTAAACCTGGCTCTCCCTGGCAGGACCCGTGGTAGCTGTGTGTCATGCCCAGGTGGGTGGAGGCGTAGGAGACGGCCAGCCACCTGAACATGGACTCGTCTGCAATGGCCCGGGGCTCATCCTCGGGCTCGGCGTAATGATAGCCGGCGTCCCTTCCTctgttgtcctcctcctcgctgcgATCGCCGCCGCGGCTGTAGCCGGGGTCGTAGCCGGGGTCGTAGCCGTGATCGTAACCGCGGTCGTAGCCGTGgcccctccactcctcctcggGCTCTGCATATCCCCTATTTCTCCAGTCTTCCTCTGGCTCCTCGTGGTAGCCCCTTCCCCACTCTGTCACATCAAAGCCTTCCTCCTCATACCTGCAAGAAATCATTCTGTTAAACTATATGGCGTGATTGTGAGTGTAAATGCTGCGTGATAGGAAGTAGGAGgaaatttaaatgtgcagagtatgcaactcaaaaaaaaaaaaaaacagattacaGTGAGGGAAATGAAGCAGGTCGTACTGTCTCTTTTTGCGGCTGTGGGGTTTCTGGCTCTCAGCGGGCTTGTTGAGGCGTAAACTGTCATAAGGATAAGCCACAACTGACTCCCCGCCCTGAAAGTTTGCACCCAACACAAATGGGTGGCTTTTCATCCAGGAGATTATGGCCCTGGTTTCCACAGCAATCTGGAGCAAAGACAACCGGATCAGGATGACACAAATAGAGCAGGGAACCACGGCCATGTCTACAACGGTGCAAAAGTCATTTAAGAATTTTTGTGTCTTATAAATGCAGCCGCCTTTAAATTGACACAACAATTCACTTTTCTTTACCGAACTATTAGTAGCCAAGTCCTCTGGTATGGGCACATGGTGGTTAGGGGTGAGTTTAGGCACCATGCCCTTATCCTCGGCGTCCCACAAGATGTTATTCAGGTCAGGGAAGTTCTGGAAGATGTCGAAGCCCTCCTCTGTGAAGTGTCCGGTGGTCCAGCTACTCAGCTCTGatccctggaggaggagaatttTAATAAAGCACGCGCTCCAGTGTGGCATTTCCTgtttaattctattttattttttctaaaaaatgaatgagaaacatAAGATCTTTTTTCTCCACTGACCACTTTAAATGCTTCCTCGTGTCCGTCAGGGTTGAGTGAGGGAACCAGATGGATGCGTATTCCATCCACCAGGCGCTGGGCCCTGGGGTTTCTGTCTTTGTACTCTTTGCACAGGTACTGCATGAGAAGCAGGAGCATCTCGCGTCCCAGCGCctcgtttccatggagacccGCCGTGAAGCGAAACTCCGGCTCACCTGCGGGGACGACAAACCCCGGCAGGAGTGTAATTGTCTGTTAACCACTATTTGCTGGCGCCTACCTGCTGTTTATTGCGTTTATAGGATACAGGGCACAGCAGCACAACATCATTTAAGCCAGTCATGATCATTTCACACCGTTGGGAAATTTGAGAGAAACCACCTGGTTTGGCATTTGCTTGGAGTGAAACCATGCTCATTTTTCTACTGAAGAAATATGATATATCACAACTGTCATGTTCCCACCTATTTCATGCTCTGTGGGGTTGCCAGAGATCACCATGGCAACGATGTCCAGCCCCTTGGAGCTGCGGCCCAGGCTGTAGATGCTGGTGATGTTGGGACACTCCTCGTTCACCGACTTCATGAGCTGAAAGGTGAGATGATGGAAACGCAAAGACGGTTAATAACACACGTtgccctctggtggctgagGAGTGATAGGAAAATCCTCTGCTGGGATAAAGTGGTTTACAGCAGACCCCCTGGTTCAGAGTTTAATTGATCAAGGACAGTCACGGTCTTTGGGAAGATAACTCCCAGTGGAATtcgcacaaaaaaaatgttcaaggGTTGGGAGCAGGGATACTCACTGCAACCATCTCTGAGTAGCTGTGGTGTTTGAACTCCAAGTAATCCACTGGCGTGACTTCATTTTGCCTGTACAGAGCACCCGCTGGATCtgtgaggaggaaagaagaagaagaagggtcaaaaaaacagaaacatctgattctctttcctgcctctgtggatcagggttgtgcatcccacagatacttgatcagtctgggatctagtgaatctgtaggccaggtcagcaccttgtgatgtttttcatgtttttcgaGTTGTcactaaaccatttttgttctaggtgggtggcttgtccaggtccaaaagctttccagcagaacactgaattgtcacaagatgctcaatgttattcgcttctcctgtcagtggttttaatgttgtggctgatcgttgtgtgtgtgtatgctggGGAGTGTCAGTCTCACCAGGCACGGGGCAGCCCAGGACCTCCAGCCTCATGCAGAGAGAACCGTTCCAGCTCTGAGGAATGATTCGGATGTAACGAGCCAGCACGGGCTCTGCCAGCTGGTTCATCACAGGCGTGTCCTTGTCACTGTTTCCAAAAAACAACTGCACGAGAGGGGATACAGGGGGGAGGAGAATAAATGAGGGCACGAGGAAGGAGACAACAAACATGGTTGGCCCGGGAGGCGAGGCAGTTTAAGGTGAGCTCACCCAGTCGGCGTATCCGTCGTGGATGGTGGTCCACTCTCTGCTGTCATTGCTGAAAGCCAGGAGGTAGGACGTCACGTAGTCGCCgctgaaaatgaatttaaaatgaattcagaCAAGGCTGCTGAAGTGTATTCAGGagtttgaattcattttattatttaaggcTCGTCTTACTTATTGGGGGAATCTCGTCCCTGAGTTATGACTCCCGTGAACTCTGTATCCCTACGGGCGTCTATCTCAAACCAGTGGCTCCTGTCCTCTGAATTTGCGCACCACGCTCCACCTCGCATGTTATCCTCATCGTCAGAGCCCTGGGAGCCACAGAGAGTCAAAAGGCTGCACATTGTACTCCACAAAAGACGGTTTATCATGCAGTGACATGTAAGGCAGCCGCTAGGAAGACTCTAGCAGCTATGAATATGGATGAACATGAACTGCCAGTGCAGCCGTAACAGTATTACCTAGAGTTAATAATTAATTGGAGTCCTAGTAGAATGTGAGTGTTGCGCTGATGGTTGTGTACCTGCATGTTGAGGCGAGCCCTCTGAGGTGCAAAACTGTACTGAGACATAGACGAGGCTGTGAGCTGGTCGGGCTCAATCTTATGGGACTCCATCCCCAGGGGAGGACActctgccacacacacaaacgcacagcGGAGAAATTCAAATTGTACGTTAACTGCTGAAGCTCGTGCACGTCATCCAGATCTGAGCAGATGTTCACTCACTCTTTGGCTCTTTGAAGACACGTGGTCTGTTCCTGGCTCGCTCCTCGGCCTCCTTCAGCTTCTGTGTTCTCTCTGtgcgagggaaaaaaaaaaaagacccatcTTCATATGAAATAAATTGCACTGTCTTTGGCaactgtcatttgtttttcttttctcgttCTCTCTGCCCAGAAATGATCCAGGAACTGATGATTATTTTGCAAATATTATGTGCCAGAATTCCTGAAGAGGACCCAGAGGGCTGGAGTGTGATGAAATACAAACCTCCCAGATGTCTCTCAGTCCAAGTGTGCTCTAATGTAACTCAGATCATCCTGACCCAGAAGTTTACTGTTGAAAGACTAATGAATTACCAATTGTTAGTTATGTTTTGACACGGTGAACAAATGTGGCGTGTGGACACAACACAGCCAACTGCTGGTAATTTCATCAGAGTTTCAGAAGAAAACCAGAAACCTCTGAAGTTAACCTTTCAACTTAAAGTTATTTCACCTTAAACCTGAAAACTGTACGCACAGAAAGAGCCATAATGACTGACGGTCTTATATGTCATTTACTCCTCAGCCACCAGCTATACTCTCTGCACGCAGCAGACCACGTGgcgaaaaacctctcaaagtGATGTGAGTAACTCAGGGTCGCCCACGCCGATGTCTCTCTTTTACTGTCTCTGTTCTTCGTCGCTCCAGTGGTAATCCGGTGCACGTGGATCTCGAACTCGACCTCACCCTGCAGCTCGCGGGAGATTTCTGAACTCTTAATCTCCATTTTGTGTTGGTGGGATGAACTTTTGGCCCTGTCGTGCGAGTTAAAGCAAGTAAGCAGGCCGTCGCGTTTGGAGGCGAGGGGAATAACATCTGCGTTCTCTTACAGCAGATATGTGACTGAGGGGAGGGAGCGTCTCGGAGTGCCGTTATCTGTCGGTGCTTTTGCACTTGGGTAACAGGTTatgctctctccctctgcagctTCAGTGGTCCATGTAGTGTGGCACGATCACATGCGACGGCATtatgtaagaaaataaattccACATCTGGGTCTTCTTACCTTTCTCTTCCCTCCGCCTTTCTTtctccgctctctctctctctttctccatccacTTCTCatcctctttcctcccttcaGGAAGCAAGGAGATCAGCGGTAACTTTAGAGGGCTAACCAGAAATGCGTGCAACAGCTTTGTTGCCTCTCTGTAATTTTACTGTTTAGTTAAGTTGTAAACGAACAGTTGAGAAGGCCAAGATGATTATGAATCTGGAATGCTACTGACCTGACTGTGGCTTGCTGGCAAGAAGCTAACTATGACTCAGCAAGTGGTCCTAATAGAAAACATTTGGCTACTGATATATTTCACGGGGGAGTGAGTGTACACGTACTCATTCCATACTCGTCGTAGTCGTCATACCAGGTTCCCTCGTAAGGAGCAGCAGCTGTGGGCTCATCtgcattgaaaagaaaaaaagaaaaagaaaatgaatggatATTTAATATGATCTGGGGTACGCAGGTTTACCTCcggtgcttttttattttaaggtgaAACGTTGCAACAcctaatgaaataaatgttagaTATAACAGCAAATTCTGTACGTGAACGAAACATTGCAGTTGagtaaataaagaaactgaAGGGGAAAATAGGTCAgttcttctcttttttaaaccAAGCAAAACATCTGTTTGCCTTAGTCTTTGTTACTCCAAAGAAAATTATAACATATTGCACTTTCAGTGTGACTTGGGTCTAACACAATCAGCCAGTTGGAACAGAATAACACACCATAATGGGCCTGTTTACTAAGGATAATAAGGATTTGATGGCCCCATTCCTACActtgatttaaaatgtgattcaaTGTGGAAGTAATCCAAGTATTCAGAATACGTTACTCAGATTGAGTAACGTAACAGAATATGTTACAAATGACATTTTTGTACTCGGTAATGAAACGTGTTTTGAAAGGATCCTCCCCAACACTGGTCACAAGGGGAATGTTATGAGATTACATGTTTGCCTGTGCCAAGTTTACAGGTTTAACGCCACCCTGATTTATTCAACCACAACAGTGGCTCCATGTTTGGATGCGACTGCGACGCCCGCCATGTAATTAGGCTGTTAAatctttcatttacatttacaagaaTCATAATGAAGTTGAGATCTAATGATTTTCCCCCCACAACAGAACTATGGAAAGTTTTGTTGTGGGGATGGAACCAAGCAAACCCAC includes the following:
- the pold2 gene encoding DNA polymerase delta subunit 2, with amino-acid sequence MFSDLSAQKDGSSLLCRPASEDQGPVFERMPLLFNSCSERFKVGERSFSRQYAHIYAARLMQMRPMLSERARQKWGSDVVIKKLCDLEAGEQCCIVGTLFKRMDLQPSILKEISEEHNLLPQPPRAKYIQDSDELILEDELQRIKLEGKIDKDKCVTGSVVAIYGAERNDGKFTVEDFCTADLPLQTARPALTSDKFVLLVSGLGLGSSQADSMLGLQLLVDMVTGQLGDLGEQSGAATISRVLLAGSLSQNTQDKDAPTKAKYLTKKTQAGSVDAMRLLDELLLQLVASVPVDVMPGQYDPTNYTLPQQPLNRCMFPLSSVYPTLQLASNPYQADIDGVRFLGTSGQNVSDIQKYSSMDSHLEILEETLRLRHLAPTAPDTLGCYPFYQKDPFILEECPHVYFSGNAPEFESKVMKGPDGQEVLLIAIPEFSSSQTVCLVNLRTLQCEQVSFSAFSADEDEDSEMNISH
- the aebp1b gene encoding inactive carboxypeptidase-like protein X2; protein product: MKSQTVIVSVALLALCCLLIPRGGESAGGIVSLRQAGGEKRTGDQLGDQSPDDPQGPAEEPLGSSIQSDREVAEQKGTVGRVRRAPDENKKKKKDKKKNKEPKDPNATKKPKSEKKGKKKDRQTTTTLPPTTTTIPTEPPTEPPTEPITDYPYPVDNEYWKPDDYYWEAETTSSRPQPGAPVTDSLYDYWTPGQVDPAAPVTDSYDDYWKPDEGQSVTPVIDNYDNYWNGMDPTSAAPEVDGKRGTDDSDYWDRTYEVPENLPFPDGKEVDPEVIVETLPDEPTAAAPYEGTWYDDYDEYGMRRKEDEKWMEKERERAEKERRREEKERTQKLKEAEERARNRPRVFKEPKKCPPLGMESHKIEPDQLTASSMSQYSFAPQRARLNMQGSDDEDNMRGGAWCANSEDRSHWFEIDARRDTEFTGVITQGRDSPNNGDYVTSYLLAFSNDSREWTTIHDGYADWLFFGNSDKDTPVMNQLAEPVLARYIRIIPQSWNGSLCMRLEVLGCPVPDPAGALYRQNEVTPVDYLEFKHHSYSEMVALMKSVNEECPNITSIYSLGRSSKGLDIVAMVISGNPTEHEIGEPEFRFTAGLHGNEALGREMLLLLMQYLCKEYKDRNPRAQRLVDGIRIHLVPSLNPDGHEEAFKVGSELSSWTTGHFTEEGFDIFQNFPDLNNILWDAEDKGMVPKLTPNHHVPIPEDLATNSSIAVETRAIISWMKSHPFVLGANFQGGESVVAYPYDSLRLNKPAESQKPHSRKKRQYEEEGFDVTEWGRGYHEEPEEDWRNRGYAEPEEEWRGHGYDRGYDHGYDPGYDPGYSRGGDRSEEEDNRGRDAGYHYAEPEDEPRAIADESMFRWLAVSYASTHLGMTHSYHGSCQGEPGLGGHGIINRAKWRPVTGSMNDFSYLHTNCFELSIFLGCDKFPHQKELAQEWEKNREAMLIFMEQINRGIRGIVKDQQGNPIANATISVEGINHDVTTAQTGDYWRLLNPGEYRVTARAEGFSSVTKLCVVGYESGATACSFNLAKSNWDRIKQIMALHGNKPIRLSYSNNRVQNSENNGQRGVVGNYGNSNGYSPNSGLSAERRRRLRILRLRRLRKEKLMRLRSTTLPPTTTTIPTTPETTTFWYDSWPIEEGQSSTPGGFTDTILDYNYEFKIDSY